A stretch of Planifilum fulgidum DNA encodes these proteins:
- a CDS encoding helix-turn-helix domain-containing protein yields MIFVRDLTTKEGNQLRHIIRKGSHPVKVRRAMVILASAQKMTVPNIARLYHLSEDHVRRLIHRFNKEGMKSLHPRYGGGRPRTFTPEQRA; encoded by the coding sequence ATGATTTTCGTTCGTGACTTGACCACCAAGGAAGGCAATCAATTAAGACATATCATTCGAAAAGGATCCCATCCGGTGAAAGTCCGGCGGGCAATGGTTATTCTGGCATCCGCCCAAAAGATGACCGTCCCAAACATCGCCCGACTGTATCACCTATCCGAGGATCACGTTCGACGGTTGATTCACCGGTTTAATAAGGAAGGGATGAAATCGCTTCACCCCCGTTATGGAGGCGGCCGCCCGCGAACTTTTACGCCGGAACAACGTGC